In Odontesthes bonariensis isolate fOdoBon6 chromosome 9, fOdoBon6.hap1, whole genome shotgun sequence, the following proteins share a genomic window:
- the fbxo36a gene encoding LOW QUALITY PROTEIN: F-box only protein 36a (The sequence of the model RefSeq protein was modified relative to this genomic sequence to represent the inferred CDS: substituted 1 base at 1 genomic stop codon) — MASLLGEQLFQITGQGPPPPKDFFQLVVAKHQVIWTSWRISLRLESRGVAPKELRATHCDFLHDKMLQYEVGTVFGQRILDYTLSLCRGDFDYLERLPDEVLLRILSYLGLKDSTLLAQVSHRFRRLCSSEEFWEQTVRTRCAGFTSDMESIANAMGWRTTFFTFFHKKGNKXEFV, encoded by the exons ATGGCGTCCTTGCTAGGGGAGCAACTATTTCAAATTACTGGTCAAGGTCCACCACCTCCAAAAGATTTTTTCCAACTCGTGGTTGCCAAACATCAG GTAATATGGACTTCGTGGAGGATTTCTTTGCGACTTGAAAGCAGAGGCGTTGCACCCAAAGAGCTGAGGGCGACTCATTGTGATTTCCTGCATGACAAAATGCTTCAGT ATGAAGTTGGTACCGTTTTCGGCCAGAGGATCCTGGATTACACGCTGTCACTTTGCCGGGGAGATTTCGATTATCTGGAGCGCTTACCTGACGAGGTATTGCTCAGAATCCTGTCCTACCTCGGGCTGAAAGATTCCACATTGTTGGCTCAGGTTTCACACAGATTCAGAAGG ctctgcagctctgaggaGTTTTGGGAGCAGACTGTTAGGACTCGCTGTGCTGGGTTTACCAGTGACATGGAGAGCATAGCCAATGCCATGGGCTGGAGGACCACCTTTTTCACCTTTTTCCACAAAAAAGGCAATAAATAAGA GTTCGTCTGA